The DNA sequence ttaactgacactgaaaaaccaaaaatgtaaaatgcctttcagacggatgcgacactctttaaatagctaaactattgaggtgtgaccaccggacattcaaacgttttgttgtgaatagtcaactggggcgcaaaaaacgcatggggaagaaaaggcgcaaattaactgcaaaagacttgagaagaattaaacgtcaaactaccaggaacccattatcctccagtgccaccgtattccagaactgcaacctacctgtagtgttcagaagtacaaggtgtcaagtgctcagagacatggccaaggtcaagaagactgaaacaagaccaccactgaataagattcacaagttgaagcgtcaagattgggcaaagaaatacctgaagacagatttttcaactgttttatggacagatgaaatgaaagtgtctcttgatgggcccgtggctggatcagtaatggacacagggcaccactttgagtcaggtgccagcaaggtgaaggaggggtactggtatgggctgctatcattgaggatgaggtagttggaccttttcgggttgaagatggactgaaactcaactcctaaacctactgccagtttctggaagattctttcgtcaaacagtggtacaggaagaagtcctcagcattctagaaggccatgatctttatgcaggacaatgctccatcacatgcatccaagtaccaGCAAGGGCCTCAGacgcctgaataatgacctggcccccttcctcacctgacttaaatcctattgggaacttgtgggcccttctcaaacgtgagatttacagtgatggaagacactACACCTTTTTGagcagcatttgggaggctgtggttgctgcttcagcgaaaattgatcgtgaaaagatcaagaaactgacagactccatggatggaaggctcatggcagttattgaaaattagggtggctatattggtcactgaatatttttgaaaggccaaaaatgttatataattgtcattttgtgctacttatctgttacacttactctaaaaattgagaataaacaattGAGTTgtgagaaattatttttgtaatttagttgcctaataattctgcacactaatagttgcctaataattgtgcacaaatatatttccctgagaaagacacaactcacttttcctttgttaaacattcaggtttgaggttcgataacattttggattgactgagagcattgtgtttgttcaacaaaattaatcccgaggaatacaatttgcctaataattgtgcacgcagtgtaataggcggtgtcagaggaaagcccataaaattgtcagattCCAGTCACACAAGTTATACTGTTTTctcaagctgtaccggagcgccaagtctaggaccaaaaggctcctcaacagcgtctacccccaagccataagactgctgaacaattcctaaaattgccaccggacactttacattgaccccccttttgtacacttctgctactcgctgtttgtttgttacctgtgcatagtcacttcgcccccacctacatgtacagattacctcaacttgCCTGGACCACTGActcggtgccccctgtatataacctcgttattgttatccttattgtgttactttttattattactttttatttttgtctacttggtaaatattttcttcttgaactgcactgttaagggcttgtaagtaagcatttcacggtacttgttgtattcggcgcatgtgatgaataaagtttgatttgacttagagttgaccggggcagctctagcggggcagaaatttgacaaactgacttgttggaaaggtggcatcctatgactgtgctacgttgaaagtcactgaactcttcagtaaggccattctactgccagtgtttgtctatggagattgcatggtggtgtgctcgattttatacacctggtGTGGCTAAAATTGCCAaatccattaatttgaaggggtgtccacatacttttatgtATATTCCTGGTGCAAGAACAGAGCCCACAATACTTTCAGAACATATACtgagtcatcatcatgaataatGTTATACGGCTGGAACTAGGTTAGTGGGGTGATAATTAGTGGAATAGCCTTAGTCTATGGGTGAAGGATATGAAAATCATAATAGCTGGAATTAGGCTTGAGCTAGGCTTTGAATTTTTCCTCTACCCTAATCCATGCCCTGTAACCATGCTCAATTTGAaatttgcttatttcagctgaaGAAGAGCATAAAGCTGCCTGAGATCCCCTCTAAGCATGTACGTAACTGGGTTCCCAAAGTTCTGGAGCAGAGAAGACATGGTCTGGAACTCTACCTACAGGTAATGGACAACACCTACAGGTTTACACGGACTGTTTCCTCTAACCCATATTTTGTATCAATACAGCTCATTAAAATGGtacaattagattttttttccccAAATTCCATTTGCTTTTGTTTCTTGTGTCCATTATTTAACAGACCATAATTATGGAGAATGAAGTTCTCCCAAAGATATTCCTGGATTTCCTCAACATCCGCCACTTTCCCTCGCTGCCAAAAACAGAAAGTTGTGGGTGAGTTTTTATACAGTGTGCCCTATATAGAACATCTCTCCTCTCCGCAAGAATAGAGTTCTTGCCTTTATGTAAAAATCCCCAAACTGATTCTGAATCTtgaatgtttttctttcattaaaGGTCATTTGAAATGGAATCTGAAGAGTCAAGGTTTGTTAAGTGATTTTGAAAGattaatccattttgaatgttatattgtatTTGTTCCTATCAATTCCCTGTGTCATTTAATGTTTATGTGTATCTGTGTTATTGGCGTTCAAACAGGCAGAAATCCGTCCGGTATTACGTAGCACCGTAATAGTtgctctcactacactggaagtttaATAGGAATACGACTTTTAGATTGCGAAAACCTATATCATACATTGTCAAATTTCAATACTGGCTGATGTCATAACTCGGGAAGATGTCTTCTCTCAAATGAGCCATTGACCATATTTTAGTGATATTCCTACCTCGAGATATTTGTAATTTAATGGGGGGTCTagcacatttttcctatttgtctgcttctttagtccagggtgcattgtATGGTGCAGTTGCCAGAGATATTATAGAAAGGTGATAGGaatgcaggttgaacatggtgagattgtataCTCCTAAATTggtagtgcagtttgtttaggcgaTTTTACAGCTAACTATCTCCGTTACAGCTAACTATCTCCGTTACATGCTGATATTGTCTTTGGTAATATTGTGTGTAGCTACtttttctagctagctagcccatAGAGAGAGCATTGTATTGCGGGTTTTGTAATTGACTTGAGCTGCAACGTATTTCcacagtgatttatttatttttttactttattttatttttttaatttaaaaggTTAATTCCAAAGTATGTCGTCAAAATAGCTAACTATTCGGCATAATTTTGTCAGAGGTCTGGCTTTCAGGCTTGTGATCCTTAACCCCCTTATCCTTCTCCCTGGTCTCTCTGTAGTAAACTGACCCATCAGCCAACCATGATCTACCAGCGAGACCCCTACCTGCTCCCATCCACCCACGGTAACACATCTTTACACATCTTCACACTGCCCATGAATAGACAATCAATATCGTTGCAATATTAAAGTGAGATCTCTTTGCGTAATATTTAATTAGGTAAATACAATAGCTAATCATTTGAAGGAGAAACATAATATTGTATAGAACAAATCAGTTTGACTTTTTTCTCCTCATAGATACATTTTCAAATGTTGTCATAGAAGGAGTGATACATGGAATATTTTACCCAGACCTTCAACCAAGGTAGAGTTACTGTATGCCAGTTTGGAGGACTTACTAACTCTTGACGAAAAAGGGATGATTCAGAAATGTACAACTTGTAAGCGTCTCAATTTTGTGAACATTATTCtaatagtggtgtgtgtgtgtgtggctatatACCATttttatctattcatagtcattTTGTAGTTTGTTTCCCAGCATTAATGGATATGTTGATGAGAGATGCCTTATCTGAAGTATTGTTACTCAAAGATGAACACTACTGTATCATGATcatggttgcaaagggagggtatattactgaacattttaaaagttaccagtaaactaccagaatttggTAATTTTCAAGGATTTTATTTAATCTActacaagacatctagtggcccaTTTGAGTAcatcagattatcacaggtgtctaatCTCTGGCCTTCTgcgtggccttatcacatgtaaaataaataatcaaataagATCACTTTAAAATAAATTATGACAACTCTGTCAAGGATTATCCTAAATGTTAACCATCAATTTAGTGAACAACATTGGTGTTTAATATTAAATATGCTTTTTTTCCCCCATTAactaggctattttctcttgaaccattgGTCTATCCACTAAAAACTCATGGACACAGACATATAAAATGAATACTATACTGAcactcagtttattaggtacactacCTCGTTAACGAAAATAGAGCTAAGGCATATGCATATAGACTCAGCCTTATGGACCGGCAGGCTGTATGCATATAGACTCAGCCTTATGGACCGGCAGGCTGTATGCATATAGACTCAGCCTTATGGACCGGCAGGCTGTATGCATATAGACTCAGCCTTATGGACCGGCAGGCTGTATGCATATAGACTCAGCCTTATGGACCGGCAGGCTGTATGCATATAGACTCAGCCTTATGGACCGGCAGGCTGTATGCATATAGACTCATCCTTATGGACCGGCAGGCTGTATGCATATAGACTCAGCCTTATGGACCGGCAGGCTGTATGCATATAGACTCAGCCTTATGGACCGGCAGGCTGTATGCATATAGACTCATCCTTATGGACCGGCAGGCTGTATGCATATAGACTCAGCCTTATGGACCGGCAGGCTGTATGCATATAGACTCAGCCTTATGGACCGGCAGGCTGTATGCATATAGACTCAGCCTTATGGACCGGCAGGCTGTATGCATATAGACTCAGCCTTATGGACCGGCAGGCTGTATGCATCTACTAATGGTATTTCCCTAAAATGAAGGTGAGACCTCACGGTTTTACACTGTGATATGTTGATGAAATAACCTAAATAGGTCAAACGGTTAACTCTATATTAGCTATGAATTAATGAAGGGCAACCGATCAAGTGCGTCAAACGGGTGgttaaaaagctgaaatataaaAGGGAAGCTGAACTTGTCTGTGTAATAAGATGTATTTTGTTTGTCTGCCTTATCTTAGTGTGTCTCTATTGTAAAGAAGAACAATGTGGTTCATTGTTGCTCTTTTTGAACGTGGGACTGCTGCTGTAAACCTACAACAAAGGGCCATTTTAAAATGCCAGAGTTTTGATCCAACTTAGCGACTGAAGCTCTCCAGATCTAAACTCTTAGCGGTGCTGTAATGTTCCACTGATGGTAATACACAGTTGATACTTTTTTGTAGAGTTTAGTTGGTCTAACATTACTTTGCACTTGTCATTCGTTAGACAATTATGGATGGTTAATACTATAGATACTCTAAAATATGAGGATGGTCTGGGCATTCTATTGACTAGAATTCTCTGCCATCCTTTATTTCTATCCAATGTGTTCTCTGAATTGAGACCAGGTGGACACTAGCGCACttaaagtgaagaaaaaaaaattcatTTGTTAAATGAAAGGTAAACTTGGGTTAGTTTAAGTCATGTATAGAACTGCCCACTTCAACTGAGAGAAAATCATGCCCAGTGTTAACAAATCCAATgctattttaatttttttgtgtatcttccttgtgtgtgtgtatatagcatATGTATgtcctgtacagtatgtatcttgTGCCATGACACCCTACCATTAATGACACTGTGGAGTTGTACTGTAGCACTTTAGGCAGAGCACAGTAATCTGTAAAATATCATGATTAAGACGGACCGCAATAAAGCATGACATTTCAATAAcggtttctctttttttctcaaaTAATGAGTGAAACTTCCTGGCATTTGTGTGGACTACATATTCATAAAACTTTTTTACATTTCCCCAAAAatctgaaacatgcatgagtgTTCAAGTTCAAAACACTGAGAATGCGAATTTTGTATCACGTTATTAGAAAAGTACCAGCTGCATTTTGGAGACAATGTTTGACTTGTTACCATAGGTTTTATAATGCACAATGTCATTTGTCTCATAGTAAAGCTAGCATATGAAGTTCAGCTCCACCACTACTGGACAACTTTATTTGTATTGCTTTTAattaatttcttgttaacacaTTTTATTCTAGCTAGCTATCAAGTAAACAAAATTATTACCCTCAATCAAATGacaaagttaggcatagcaaagAGAGACCTTTTGTGAAGGTGCATGTTGGATTTAACTTATGCAAAATTAAACAATCTTGGAATGTATTGTTTTGTTAAACAGGAGGATCAGTCATAACAAACTTGCCCCTGCACAATTCCAAACACAATGCAGGCTTTTACAAAAATCCTTTGACAGTCTAGCATCTTCTCACTGTCATTCAAACACATTAAATGAATTTACTAATACATTTTCTCACACAAACAATACTTCTAGAGCTGATCGTGGCCGACCTCGTCCTGGTTGGCCTCTGTCTCTGGTTCCTTCATGGTGGCAAAGGCCACTTCGCTGGTCAGCTGCTCCAGAGGGAGGCCCACCGCCAGGTTACACATAGCTATGGCTGTCATCAGAAACCTACAACACAGAGCGCAttgttacactacatgaccaactgCTGTTTATGTGAAAATGgcacatttctatgttttgtagtaaaaaagataAGTGACAACCAATTTGTAGACAATTGGTTAAAATCATATGATGTCATTGGAAATGCTTATATTtatcttttttactacaaaacatagaaacgcgcCAAGCTGGTGCAGGATACCAGTGGAAAGTGGAGGAATCGCATGGGTTTAAGTGAAGACAGGCTAATGACTATAATCCTAATGGGGAAATTGTTTGCGGACAAGGACATTGAGACAAATACAGACATAAGTATGAGTTTTGCCATGGGTTTTGGTAGTTGCATGAAAACAAAACACTCACGTTCGCCGCAACATCTACTTTTTCCACAGTAAACCGGTTCAGCCTTTCGAACATGTTGGCTTCCCTGTGCTTCTTCACTTCCTTAATTCGTCGCTGTCGGTATAGAAACAGCCGGACGACGGGATCCATCACATTGACCTCTGACCCGTCATCATTGTCTCCAGTGATGAGTGGCTGGAGCTCTGGAGGCAGGGACTCTGTTTCTGTGGGGACAAGACAATGTGTTAGCTTagcacagtgtttcccaaccctggtcctccagtacccccaacagtacacattttattataaccctggacaagcacacctgattcaacttgtcaactaatcatcaagccctcaatgagttgaatgatgtgtgtttgtaCAGGGCTACAATGAACATttgtactggaggaccagggtttggAAACACTGGCTTAGCACTTCCTTTATGTTGCGTGCTAGTTCCTATTGTGTGTGTTAGTTCCATTTGTGTGTACAGTGCAtatggaaagtatttagaccccttgacattttgttacgttacagccttattctaaaatgttttaaattagtttttttcccttatcaatctacacacaataacaaagcaaaaacaggtttgtagaaattttcgaaaatgtatataaaaaaatggtataaagatgttatttacataagtattcagaccctttactcagtactttgttgaagcacctttggcagcgattacagccttgattcttcctgggtatgacggtTCAaacttagcacacctgtatttggggagtttctcccattagtctctgcagatcctcaagctctgtcaggttggtggggagcgttgctgcacagctattttcagctctctccagagatgtttgatcgggttcaaatctgggctctggctgggccactcaaggacattcagagacttgtcctgaagccactcctgcgttgtcttggctgtgtgcttagggtcgttgtcctgttggaaggtgaaccttcgccccagtctgaggtcctgagtgctctggagcaggttttcaccaaggatctctctgtactttactctgttcatctttcccttgatcctgaatagtctcccagtccctgccgctgaaaaacatccccacagcatgatgctgccatcaccatgcttcacggtagagatggtgccaggtttcctccagacgggacgcttggcattcaggccaaataattaaatcttgtttatcatggtctggtagtcctttaggtgccttttgtcaaactccaagcgggctgtcatgtgccttttactgcggagtggcttccatctggccactctaccataaaggcctgattagtgaaatgctgcagagatggttgtccttctggaagtttctcccatctccacagaggatctctggagctctatcagagtgatcatcgggttcttggtcacctccctgaccaaggcccttctcccccgattgctcagtttggccagtttggtagttccaaacttattgtatttaagaatgatggaggccactgtgttcttggggaccttcaatgctgcagaaatgttttgctacccttccccagatctgtgcctcgacacaatcctgtctcggaattCCTTCGACCCATGGCTAAATTcaaaatcaattgaattgaccacaggtcgactccaagttgtagaaacatctcaaggatgatcaatggaaacaggatgcacctgagctcaatttcaagtctcatagtaaagggtctaaatacttatgtaaataaggtatgttttttatttttaataaaggGGCAAAAATGTCACACAAAAAAacagttttgctttgtcattgtggggtagcATGTATATTTTTAaggaacatttatttaatcaattgcagaataaggctaacgtacaaaatgtggaaaaagcgaaggggtctgagtacttttcGAATGCGCTGTATATTTAAGCCCTGACCTGTTCCGTTGCGGACCCGCTCCTGCAGTTCAAACAGCTTAGTGAAGTTCCTCTGTAGCGCTGCTTCTGTGGTGTTGACGTAGATGACCGTGTAGCACGACGGCTCCTCAGACACTGTACACCTTATGGTAGGCCCCAGCAGGaagctgctcacacacacatacaatgagTACTCCTAGCTACATCATGGCAACTGGAATGTAAAACATATGTTTAACAGTAAGTTCCACACCATTATAATGACTACAGTACAGCTGTCATCCATTGAAGGGTGTTATTACAGACTGGCTGAAGCAGGTAGGGTGATGGAGTATACCTGCTTCTGCTCTCCAGGTTGGAGCGGGTAGTTCTTCTTCTCATCCACTATCTCAACATTCAGCAGGCCCTGCAGCACCTGCACACTGGTGTAGCCCAGGTCCTCACTGACATAGTTATCTAGGTGGAGACCTAGAGGAAAGACGAACCAGCACATGCATGATTGGGATTGAAATGTACTTTGGGTGAGGAATCAGTAATCATCATGTTGGCCCTTTccatacaccaagtcactcggctctgtcatatcctcacatggtctctcctatcattactATGAGGATGACACAACTACTTTTTTCCTtctccccccttctgacacccaggtggcgacacccATATCTGCATGCCTgccagatatctcagcttggatgtcggcccaccacctcaggCTCAACAAGACGGAGCTGCCCTTCCACccagggaaggcctgcccgctcaaagacctctccatcacgattgacaactccacagtgtcagCCTCCGAgggtgcaaagaaccttggtgtgaccctggacaacaccctgtcgttctctgcaaacattaaagcagtgactcgctcctgcaggctcccagcttgtgccatcaaacccctgaaacctatccagaacgctgcagccctcctggtgttcaaccttcccaggttctcccatgtcaccccactcctccgcacactccactggcttccaggcgaagcttgcatccactacaagaccatggtgcttgcttacagagcagcaagaggaaATGCCACTCCCTatcttcaggctatgctcaaaccctacacccccaaCCCTACaacacctctggtctcttggacCTCCCATTcctacaggagggcagctcccgctcagcccagtccaaactcttctctgtcctggcacctcaatggtggaaccagcttccccttgAAGCTATGACAGCCGAGTCCCTGCCGATCTTCTGAAAGCACCtcaaaccctacctcttcaaagagtatcttaaataatccccctcCTTCCTCaccttgagtaaaagtctatttACTATGCCTGTGATGTAGTTgacccacctagctatcttaaaatgaatgcactaactgtaagtcgctctggataagagtctgctaaattactaaaatataaTTACTTTCAATGGAAAAcaatgagggagagggggagacccCGAACCTGGGAAGTCTGCGATGAAGACTATCTCTGTCTGGTTGTCCAAAGAGTCCTCGATCTCCTGAAACTTGGTCCTCCAGGGAGAGAGGTCCACCAGCAGAGCTGTGAGCCATGGATTTGGGCGGAATGGTGACCAGTCTGCCTTCACAATGTTCACACGGGGGTCAAAGATCCTAACGGAAGGGAAAAGAGAATTCAAGACCAAACTGCGAAGAACATTTCTATCCATGTGGAGGATGTGAAAGGTCACAAAAAGGCCATGTAGTACCATTGTTGGAAGCGTTCATTGATGGACACCCAGATGTCAAAGTAGATCTCTGGGTCAGAGATGTTGTAGTGAGGCAGGTGGCGCACTGCTTCAGCATGTCCCCATGGTCCTTCCACCGCCGACTCTGAGTGAACACCTACAGGAGCACCACAGAGCTTTTCAGAACATGTAAATAcgcacacacaaaacatgaacaccacatGAATGGGGTATACATAAGACATTCACAACACCTTTATGgaaccagtcataacaccttcATGAGTATTGCAGTACAAGGTACTGCAATACTTGTacacatttgtgcacagaatttgagaaataagcattttgtgcatatggaacatttcatagatcttttatttcagctcttgaaacatgggaccaacactttacatgttgtgtttatatatatatatatatatatatttttgacatccctgttagtgagcatttctcattttccaaggtatgccacacctgtctggtggatggattatcaagaagctgattaaacagcacgatcattatacaggtgcaccttgtgctggagacaaaaggccactctaaaatgtgcagttttgtcacacaacacaatgccacagaagtctcaagttttgagggagtttgcaattggcatgctgactacaggaaagtccaccacagctgttgccagagattttAATGTTCATCataacgtcgttttagagaatttgtcagtacgtccgacagcagaccatgtgtaaccatgccagcccaagaCCTCCTCATCCGGCTTctttcacctgcaggatcatctgagaccagatacccggacagctgatggcactgagaagtatttctgtctctttctttctttctgtctgtctttttgtggggaagaactcattctgattggttgagacctggctcccaaatgggtgggcctatgccctcccaggcccacccatggctgcgcccctgcccagtcatgtgaaatccatagattacggcctaatttatttatttcaattgactgactttcttatatgaactgtaactcaggaaaatCGTTGaacttgttgcatgttgtgtttatatttttgttcagtgtgtgtatatatatatataacactgaacataccaaacattaggaacaccttcctaatattgagttgcactcccccatacttttgccctcagaacagcctcaattcattggggcatggaatctacaaggtgtcgaaagcattccacagagatgctggcgcatgttgactccaattcttcccacatttgtgtcaagttggctggatgtccattcAGCCAACATTCTTcctacacacaggaaactgttgagcatgaaaaacccagcagcggtgcagttcttgacacaaactggtacgcttggcacctaataccatacccagttcaaaggcccAGTTCAATTCTATGTCATggccattcaccctttgaatggcagaCGTAAAAAACAAAATGATTTTTGtgcacctgtctcctccctttcacctccagtgattgaagtggatttaacaagtgacatcaataagggatcatggattcacctggtcagtctgtcttggaaagagcaggtgttcttaatgtgttgtacactcaatgtattggaaagtattcagaccccttgactttttccacattttgttacaatagtcttattctaaaatgtatatattttttttaaatcctcaatctacacacaataccccataatgacaaagcacaaaCTTTGTTTGTTgctaaaaactgaaatatcacatttacatacgtattcagaccctttactcagtactttgttgaagcacctttggcagagattacagcctcgagtcctcTTGAGTattacactacaagcttggcacatctatatttggggagtttctcccattcttctctgcagatcctctcaagctctgtcaggttggatggggagcgttgctgcacagctattttcaggtcactaagttgactgtgccttttaaacagcttggaaaattccagaaaatgatgtcataactttagaagcttctgataggctaattaacatatttcagtcaattggaggtgtacctgtggatgtatttcaaggcctaccttcaaactcagtgcctctctgcttgacatcatgggaaaatcaaaagaaatcagccaagacctgagagtttttgtagacctccacacgtctgattcatccttgggagcaatttccaaacgcctgaaggtaccacgttcatctgtagaaacaatagtacgcaagtataaacaccatgggaccacgcagccgtcataccgctcaggaag is a window from the Salmo trutta chromosome 23, fSalTru1.1, whole genome shotgun sequence genome containing:
- the snx24 gene encoding sorting nexin-24, with the translated sequence MHNVRISIPSFRSEDNPMEKGYTVFKIEVLMNGRQHTVEKRYSEFHNLHKILKKSIKLPEIPSKHVRNWVPKVLEQRRHGLELYLQTIIMENEVLPKIFLDFLNIRHFPSLPKTESCGSFEMESEESSKLTHQPTMIYQRDPYLLPSTHDTFSNVVIEGVIHGIFYPDLQPR